In one window of Streptomyces sp. NBC_01224 DNA:
- a CDS encoding Zn-ribbon domain-containing OB-fold protein — protein MHEEVGLYYHRCRWCGTASFRRLLCPVCASSDLKPERSAGLGVVVRSGVVHRYTDAARNESLVRLPEGFVFRCRVVGAAPHQVSAGTRVRPVADGDRDAGEVVFELCDPPGRDDWF, from the coding sequence GTGCATGAGGAAGTCGGCCTGTACTACCACCGGTGCCGCTGGTGCGGCACGGCCTCCTTCCGGAGGCTGCTGTGTCCGGTGTGCGCATCAAGTGATCTGAAGCCCGAACGCAGCGCCGGTCTGGGTGTCGTGGTGAGGTCCGGCGTCGTGCATCGCTATACGGACGCGGCACGCAACGAGTCCCTCGTCCGGCTCCCCGAGGGCTTTGTGTTCCGTTGCCGTGTCGTGGGTGCCGCACCGCACCAGGTGTCGGCCGGCACGCGGGTGCGCCCGGTTGCCGACGGTGATCGGGATGCCGGTGAGGTGGTCTTCGAACTCTGCGACCCGCCCGGGCGCGACGACTGGTTCTGA
- a CDS encoding TetR family transcriptional regulator — MTDARRPAKKPPMREVLAQAAFQLFLERGFERTTVDDIVARAGVGRRSFFRYFPSKEDAVFPDHERCLADMTAFLAEVGDAEPVDAVCDAARLVLRMYSANPEFSVQRYRLTREVPGLRTYELSVVRRYEQTLAGYLRDRYGESGDGALRAEVIAASVVAAHNNGLRTWLRSGGEGDAEAAVDLALGLVRQVWGSAPAGGAYPAATDGDVVVMVAAKGAPMWRVVQQIESVIGQG; from the coding sequence ATGACTGACGCACGCAGACCAGCGAAGAAGCCCCCCATGCGGGAGGTGCTCGCCCAGGCGGCCTTCCAGCTCTTCCTGGAGCGGGGCTTCGAGCGGACCACGGTGGACGACATCGTGGCGCGGGCCGGGGTCGGGCGCCGGTCGTTCTTCCGGTACTTCCCCTCCAAGGAGGACGCGGTCTTCCCGGATCACGAGCGCTGCCTTGCCGACATGACGGCGTTTCTCGCGGAGGTCGGTGACGCGGAGCCGGTCGACGCGGTGTGCGACGCGGCCCGGCTCGTGCTGCGCATGTATTCCGCAAACCCCGAATTCTCCGTCCAGCGCTACCGGCTCACCCGGGAGGTGCCCGGGCTGCGTACCTACGAACTGTCCGTGGTGCGCCGTTACGAACAGACGTTGGCCGGCTATCTCCGTGACCGGTACGGCGAGTCGGGGGACGGTGCGCTGCGGGCCGAGGTGATCGCCGCTTCCGTGGTTGCCGCGCACAACAACGGGCTGCGGACCTGGCTGCGTTCGGGCGGTGAGGGGGACGCGGAGGCCGCGGTGGATCTCGCACTCGGTCTGGTGCGTCAGGTGTGGGGGAGTGCGCCGGCCGGGGGTGCGTACCCGGCCGCCACCGACGGTGACGTGGTTGTCATGGTTGCCGCCAAGGGGGCCCCGATGTGGCGCGTCGTGCAGCAGATCGAGTCGGTCATCGGCCAGGGCTGA
- a CDS encoding electron transfer flavoprotein subunit beta/FixA family protein: MSLRIVVCVKYVPDATGDRHFADDLTLDREDVDGLLSELDEYAVEQALQIADGTDGAEITVLTVGPEDAKDALRKALSMGADKAVHVEDDDLHGSDVMGTSLVLAKAIEKTGYDLVICGMASTDGTMGVLPAVLAERLGVPQVTLLSEVSVEGGTVTGRRDGDTASERLEASLPAVVSVTDQSGEARYPSFKGIMAAKKKPVQSLDLEDLEIEAGEVGLAGAWTVVDSVAQRPARTAGTIVKDEGEGGRQLAEFLAGQKFI, from the coding sequence GTGAGCTTGAGGATCGTTGTCTGTGTGAAGTACGTGCCCGACGCCACCGGCGACCGGCACTTCGCCGATGACCTGACGCTGGACCGTGAGGATGTCGACGGTCTGCTGTCGGAGCTCGACGAGTACGCGGTGGAGCAGGCGCTGCAGATCGCGGACGGTACGGACGGTGCGGAGATCACTGTGCTGACGGTGGGTCCGGAGGATGCCAAGGACGCGTTGCGCAAGGCGCTGTCGATGGGTGCGGACAAGGCTGTTCACGTCGAGGACGACGATCTGCACGGCAGTGATGTGATGGGCACGTCGCTGGTGCTGGCGAAGGCGATCGAGAAGACGGGTTACGACCTGGTGATCTGTGGCATGGCGTCGACGGACGGCACGATGGGTGTGCTGCCGGCGGTGCTGGCGGAGCGTCTGGGTGTCCCGCAGGTGACGCTGTTGTCGGAGGTGTCGGTCGAGGGTGGCACGGTGACGGGCCGCCGGGACGGCGACACGGCCTCGGAGCGGCTGGAGGCGTCGTTGCCGGCGGTGGTGTCGGTGACGGACCAGTCGGGTGAGGCGCGTTACCCGTCGTTCAAGGGGATCATGGCGGCGAAGAAGAAGCCGGTTCAGTCGCTGGACCTGGAGGACCTGGAGATCGAGGCGGGCGAGGTCGGTCTGGCGGGTGCCTGGACCGTGGTGGATTCCGTGGCGCAGCGTCCGGCCCGTACGGCGGGCACGATCGTCAAGGACGAGGGCGAGGGCGGCAGGCAGCTGGCCGAGTTCCTGGCCGGCCAGAAGTTCATCTGA
- a CDS encoding electron transfer flavoprotein subunit alpha/FixB family protein, whose product MAEVLVYVDHVDGAVRKPTLELLTLARRVGEPVAVALGSGAAGTAGVLAEHGAVRVLTADAPEFADYLVVPKVDALQAAHAALSPVAVLVPSSAEGKEIAARLAVRIGSGVITDAVDLEAGEQGPVATQSAFAASFTTKSRVSRGTPVITVKPNSAPVEAAPAAGAVETLAVSFSAQATGTKVLSRTPRESTGRPELTEAAIVVSGGRGVNGAENFAVIEALADSLGAAVGASRAAVDAGWYPHSSQVGQTGKSVSPQLYIASGISGAIQHRAGMQTSKTIVAINKDAEAPIFDLVDYGVVGDLFQVVPQLTDEVKSRKG is encoded by the coding sequence ATGGCTGAAGTTCTCGTTTATGTCGATCACGTGGACGGTGCCGTCCGCAAGCCGACCCTGGAGCTTTTGACGCTGGCGCGTCGTGTCGGTGAGCCGGTCGCGGTGGCGCTCGGCAGTGGTGCCGCCGGTACCGCGGGGGTGCTGGCGGAGCACGGTGCGGTGAGGGTTCTGACCGCCGATGCGCCGGAGTTCGCCGACTATCTGGTCGTGCCGAAGGTCGACGCGCTGCAGGCCGCCCATGCCGCCCTGTCTCCGGTGGCGGTGCTGGTCCCGTCCTCCGCGGAGGGCAAGGAGATCGCGGCCCGTCTCGCGGTCCGGATCGGGTCGGGCGTCATCACCGACGCCGTCGACCTGGAGGCCGGTGAGCAGGGTCCTGTCGCCACGCAGTCCGCGTTCGCCGCGTCGTTCACCACCAAGTCCCGTGTCTCCAGGGGGACCCCGGTCATCACGGTCAAGCCGAACTCGGCTCCGGTCGAGGCCGCTCCGGCGGCGGGCGCGGTCGAGACCCTGGCGGTGTCGTTCTCCGCGCAGGCCACCGGCACGAAGGTGCTGTCCCGCACGCCGCGCGAGTCGACGGGCCGTCCGGAGCTGACCGAGGCCGCGATCGTCGTCTCCGGCGGCCGTGGCGTCAACGGTGCGGAGAACTTCGCGGTCATCGAGGCGCTGGCCGACTCGCTCGGCGCGGCCGTCGGCGCCTCGCGTGCCGCAGTCGACGCCGGCTGGTACCCGCACTCCAGCCAGGTCGGCCAGACCGGCAAGTCCGTCTCCCCGCAGCTGTACATCGCCTCCGGCATCTCCGGCGCGATCCAGCACCGCGCCGGCATGCAGACGTCCAAGACGATCGTCGCGATCAACAAGGACGCCGAGGCCCCCATCTTCGACCTCGTCGACTACGGCGTCGTCGGCGACCTCTTCCAGGTCGTCCCCCAGCTCACCGACGAGGTCAAGTCCCGCAAGGGCTGA
- a CDS encoding cation diffusion facilitator family transporter, with protein sequence MRDHDHGRDSGQAHGRGGTRRRARWRHQLGHLVKPHSHESADKVDRALESCAQGMRALWISLAVLGVTAVTQALVVVLSGSVALLGDTVHNAADALTALPLGVAFVLGRRLANRRFTYGYGRAEDLAGIVIVVTIAASAFFAAWTAIDRLLNPQGISYLPAVAAAAVVGFVGNEWVARYRIRVGREIGSAALIADGLHARTDGFTSLAVLLGAGGAAIGWRLADPIVGLVITAAILLVLRDACREVFRRVMDAVDPALVDAAEHALEHVAGVRAVGELRLRWIGHRLRAEVAVVVDGELNVREAHQVAVEAEHALLHAVPKLTAALVHADPTPAPGAPDPHLVLAHHGT encoded by the coding sequence ATGCGCGACCATGATCACGGACGGGACAGCGGGCAGGCCCATGGGCGCGGTGGCACCCGCCGCCGGGCACGGTGGCGGCATCAACTCGGCCACCTGGTGAAACCGCACTCGCACGAGTCCGCCGACAAGGTCGACCGTGCCCTGGAGTCCTGCGCGCAGGGCATGCGGGCGCTGTGGATTTCGCTGGCGGTGCTCGGCGTCACGGCTGTGACGCAGGCTTTGGTGGTCGTCCTGTCCGGCTCGGTGGCTCTGCTCGGCGACACCGTGCACAACGCGGCCGACGCACTGACCGCACTGCCACTGGGCGTGGCCTTCGTCCTGGGTCGCCGGTTGGCGAACCGCCGTTTCACCTACGGCTACGGGCGGGCCGAGGACCTGGCCGGCATCGTCATCGTGGTGACCATTGCGGCCTCCGCGTTCTTTGCCGCCTGGACCGCGATCGACCGCCTGCTGAACCCACAGGGGATCAGCTACCTGCCCGCCGTCGCTGCCGCGGCCGTGGTCGGCTTCGTAGGCAATGAGTGGGTGGCCCGCTACCGCATCCGAGTCGGACGCGAGATCGGCTCGGCTGCCTTGATAGCCGACGGATTGCACGCCCGAACCGACGGATTCACCTCGCTCGCCGTGTTGTTGGGCGCAGGCGGTGCCGCGATCGGCTGGCGGCTTGCCGACCCGATCGTGGGTCTTGTCATCACCGCTGCGATTCTGCTGGTGCTGCGCGACGCCTGCCGGGAAGTCTTCCGCCGGGTGATGGACGCCGTCGATCCCGCCCTGGTCGACGCAGCCGAGCACGCGCTGGAACACGTGGCGGGCGTAAGGGCGGTGGGTGAGCTGCGGCTGCGCTGGATCGGCCACCGGCTGCGTGCGGAGGTCGCGGTCGTCGTCGACGGCGAGCTGAATGTGCGTGAAGCCCACCAGGTGGCCGTGGAGGCCGAGCATGCCCTGCTGCACGCCGTACCGAAGCTGACCGCGGCCTTGGTCCATGCCGACCCGACTCCGGCGCCGGGTGCCCCGGACCCGCACCTGGTCCTGGCACACCACGGGACCTGA
- a CDS encoding ArsR/SmtB family transcription factor, whose amino-acid sequence MHLSPAHGTHPRDPGAEQLTHAAAVLILLADRTRLALVHTLGKGEADVTSLTAACGAARPAVSQHLAKLRLAGLVSVRKEGRRMIYGLPDEHLRRVVDEVMNLADHHLSGAAVHD is encoded by the coding sequence ATGCACCTATCACCTGCACACGGTACGCACCCGCGAGATCCAGGCGCCGAACAGCTCACCCACGCCGCCGCGGTCCTGATCCTGCTCGCCGACCGCACCCGGCTCGCACTGGTGCACACGCTCGGCAAAGGTGAAGCGGATGTCACCTCACTGACGGCAGCCTGCGGAGCCGCTCGTCCGGCGGTCAGTCAGCACTTGGCCAAGCTGCGACTGGCGGGGCTCGTGTCCGTACGCAAGGAGGGTCGGCGCATGATTTACGGCCTGCCCGACGAGCACTTGCGACGCGTGGTCGACGAAGTCATGAACCTCGCCGACCACCACCTCAGCGGCGCTGCCGTGCACGACTGA
- a CDS encoding magnesium and cobalt transport protein CorA, producing the protein MSERRLRALRAFKKPAKRPAGHLPADEQPGTAASAGQQPPRETSVITAALYHDGHRTSTHDSLAETFQKLREADGGMAWIGLHRPTEAELLSVADEFDLHPLAVEDALEAHQRPKLERYGDTLFVVLRAARYLDDAEEVDFGELHVFVGTDFVITVRHGAAPDLAAVRRRMEDTPDLLKRGPEAVLYAILDAVVDGYAPVVAGVENDVDEIETEVFSGDPKVSRRIYELSREVVEFARATRPLTRILEGLSAGFEKYGIDEELRRYLRDVADHSTHVTERVDGFRLALQDILAVNATLVSQQQNEEMKQLAQAGHAQNEEIKKISSWAAILFAPTLVGTIYGMNFAHMPELGWVLGYPFAIALMAVVCLGLYVVFKRRDWL; encoded by the coding sequence ATGTCCGAGCGTCGTCTGCGTGCCCTGCGCGCGTTCAAGAAGCCGGCCAAGCGCCCGGCCGGGCATCTCCCCGCCGATGAGCAGCCCGGCACGGCTGCATCGGCCGGGCAGCAGCCGCCCCGTGAGACCAGCGTCATCACTGCCGCGCTGTATCACGACGGCCACCGCACCAGCACCCATGACTCGCTCGCCGAGACCTTCCAGAAGCTCCGCGAGGCGGACGGCGGCATGGCGTGGATCGGCCTGCACCGGCCGACCGAGGCCGAGCTGCTGTCCGTTGCGGACGAGTTCGACCTGCATCCGCTCGCCGTCGAGGACGCGTTGGAGGCGCACCAGCGCCCCAAGCTGGAACGTTACGGCGACACCCTGTTCGTGGTGCTGCGTGCCGCCCGCTACCTGGATGACGCCGAAGAGGTCGATTTCGGCGAGCTGCACGTCTTCGTGGGAACCGACTTCGTGATCACCGTGCGCCACGGGGCCGCCCCGGATCTGGCAGCGGTCCGGCGTCGTATGGAGGACACCCCGGATCTGCTCAAGCGCGGCCCCGAGGCGGTGCTGTACGCGATCCTCGATGCGGTCGTCGACGGCTACGCGCCCGTGGTCGCCGGCGTGGAGAACGACGTAGACGAGATCGAGACCGAGGTCTTCAGTGGCGACCCGAAGGTGTCCCGCCGTATCTATGAGCTCTCCCGGGAAGTGGTGGAGTTCGCGCGCGCGACCCGTCCGCTGACGAGGATCCTGGAGGGGCTGAGCGCCGGATTCGAGAAGTACGGAATCGACGAGGAACTGCGCAGGTACCTGCGCGATGTGGCCGACCACTCCACCCATGTCACCGAACGTGTCGACGGCTTCCGCCTGGCGCTGCAGGACATCCTCGCGGTCAATGCCACGCTGGTCAGCCAGCAGCAGAACGAGGAGATGAAGCAGCTGGCGCAGGCCGGCCACGCGCAGAACGAGGAGATCAAGAAGATCTCCTCGTGGGCGGCGATTCTGTTCGCGCCGACACTGGTGGGGACCATCTACGGGATGAACTTCGCACACATGCCGGAGCTCGGCTGGGTCCTGGGGTACCCCTTCGCAATCGCGCTGATGGCTGTCGTATGTCTCGGGCTGTACGTGGTCTTCAAACGCCGGGACTGGCTCTGA
- a CDS encoding SDR family NAD(P)-dependent oxidoreductase, producing MRTEQADRPVALVSGSTSGIGEAVARRLAADGMRVVVHSRRSAEAGEALAAELGGAYVRADLAVEEEARGLVEAALGRFGRLDVLVNNAGISWPIPHDDLAAATPADWRQLLEVNLIAPWVLCTAALPMLRRSPAGGSIVNITSHAGVRPKGSSVPYAASKAALNHVTRLLAAALGPDVRVNAVAPGLVDTPMTKDWAQAHELWRDRAPMRRPAQPADVADLVASVIASTYLTGEVIVLDGGLNLT from the coding sequence ATGAGGACTGAACAAGCGGATAGGCCCGTCGCCCTGGTCAGCGGGTCCACGTCGGGGATCGGGGAGGCCGTTGCACGGAGGCTGGCGGCGGACGGAATGCGGGTCGTCGTGCACTCGCGACGCAGTGCGGAGGCCGGGGAGGCGCTGGCGGCCGAGCTCGGCGGGGCGTACGTACGGGCGGATCTGGCGGTGGAGGAGGAGGCCCGGGGGCTGGTCGAGGCGGCACTCGGCCGGTTCGGGCGCCTGGACGTGCTGGTGAACAACGCGGGCATCAGCTGGCCGATCCCGCACGACGACTTGGCCGCTGCGACACCGGCGGACTGGCGGCAGTTGCTGGAAGTCAACCTGATCGCACCGTGGGTGCTGTGCACAGCGGCACTTCCGATGCTGCGCCGATCCCCCGCAGGCGGCAGCATCGTGAACATCACCAGTCATGCCGGGGTGCGCCCCAAGGGCTCGTCGGTGCCGTACGCAGCGAGCAAGGCCGCGCTGAATCACGTGACCCGGCTGCTCGCGGCTGCGCTCGGGCCGGATGTGCGGGTCAACGCGGTCGCTCCGGGGCTGGTGGACACGCCGATGACGAAGGACTGGGCTCAGGCGCACGAGTTGTGGCGGGACCGCGCGCCCATGCGCCGCCCGGCTCAGCCCGCCGACGTGGCCGACCTGGTGGCGTCGGTGATCGCCAGCACCTATCTCACCGGCGAGGTCATCGTGCTCGACGGAGGACTGAACCTGACCTGA
- a CDS encoding MFS transporter, which produces MRELARQFRSFDGALRLLMVQQFTINTAFYMLMPYLAIHLSGGLGMAAWAVGLVLGVRNFSQQGMFLIGGTLADRLGCKSVIVAGCVLRTVGFGLLGFVDSLPALIVASALTGFAGALFNPAVRALLAREAGERRVEAFALFNVFYQVGMFAGPLIGLALIALNFRLVCAVAALLFLALTLVQVKVLPDRGRPPAAKERRQGVLADWRTVVSNRPFLLFSAAMIGSYVLSFQIYLALPLQAQRVAPGSGDGVTTSLFAVSAGVAAAGQLRITAWARARWSPGRSVVYGLTLMGGAFAPLFVAGAPPRGEGLLIRAVALTPLFLAAALLALGTALVYPFEMDTVVAFSGERLVATHYGLYNTISGVGITVGNLATGAVWDASTEQPRLPWLVLCIVGVVCAAAIAGLTRTGRLGPLRVGRAGEPVPQR; this is translated from the coding sequence ATGAGGGAGCTCGCCCGGCAGTTCCGCTCCTTCGACGGTGCCCTACGGCTGTTGATGGTCCAGCAGTTCACCATCAACACGGCGTTCTACATGCTCATGCCCTACCTTGCGATCCACCTCTCGGGTGGCCTGGGCATGGCCGCCTGGGCGGTCGGACTCGTGCTCGGCGTAAGGAACTTCAGCCAACAGGGCATGTTCCTCATCGGCGGCACGCTCGCGGACCGGCTCGGCTGCAAGAGCGTGATCGTCGCCGGATGTGTGCTGCGGACCGTGGGCTTCGGACTGCTCGGCTTCGTCGACTCGCTGCCCGCGCTGATCGTCGCGTCGGCGCTGACGGGCTTCGCGGGGGCGTTGTTCAACCCGGCTGTGCGGGCCCTGCTCGCACGGGAAGCGGGGGAGCGACGGGTGGAGGCGTTCGCGCTGTTCAACGTCTTCTACCAAGTGGGCATGTTCGCCGGCCCCTTGATCGGTCTTGCCCTGATCGCACTGAATTTCCGCCTGGTGTGCGCGGTGGCGGCACTGCTCTTCCTCGCACTCACCCTCGTACAGGTCAAGGTCCTGCCCGACCGCGGGCGCCCGCCGGCTGCGAAGGAGCGGCGCCAAGGAGTGCTCGCCGACTGGCGCACTGTCGTGTCCAACCGCCCCTTCCTGCTCTTTTCCGCGGCGATGATCGGCTCGTACGTCCTGTCCTTCCAGATCTACCTGGCGCTGCCGTTGCAGGCGCAGCGGGTGGCCCCGGGGAGCGGGGACGGCGTCACCACGTCGCTCTTCGCCGTGTCGGCGGGTGTTGCCGCGGCAGGGCAGCTGCGCATCACCGCCTGGGCGCGGGCGCGTTGGTCTCCGGGCCGGTCCGTCGTGTACGGCTTGACGCTGATGGGCGGCGCCTTCGCACCGCTCTTTGTCGCGGGCGCACCACCCCGGGGCGAGGGACTGCTGATCCGGGCGGTGGCCCTGACACCGCTGTTCCTTGCGGCCGCCCTGCTCGCCCTCGGTACGGCCCTGGTGTATCCGTTCGAGATGGACACCGTCGTCGCGTTCTCCGGCGAGCGGTTGGTCGCCACCCATTACGGCCTGTACAACACCATCTCGGGCGTCGGGATCACCGTCGGGAACCTTGCGACCGGCGCCGTGTGGGATGCCTCCACTGAGCAACCGCGCCTGCCCTGGCTCGTGTTGTGCATCGTGGGCGTCGTGTGCGCCGCAGCCATCGCAGGTTTGACGCGTACCGGGAGACTTGGACCTCTCCGGGTCGGCCGGGCGGGGGAACCTGTTCCGCAGCGGTGA